A window from Zingiber officinale cultivar Zhangliang chromosome 7A, Zo_v1.1, whole genome shotgun sequence encodes these proteins:
- the LOC122001365 gene encoding protein FAR1-RELATED SEQUENCE 5-like isoform X1 — translation MSYHGGSSLGDGHLQMQFEQEQDLELHDDTNGDRSEGPSRCLRCGINANATPHMRRGPDGPRTLCNACGIAWTKLMDHYRVLYKQGKMRRMINSNGPVDDVTIAKLVPEIDMEFESEEKAYEFYNKYAGQIGFSVRKSSSGKSSENITRSRTFVCSRQGFRKDKKGAKEVKRPRPETRIGCPARMTIKITPNNKYRVTEFVADHNHQPAPPSTTHMLRSQRITIELQAAEADFSDDSGATPKSTNETAPRPIGGPRNVKFLPADYKNNLRSKRMKAMQTGDAGAVLKYLQSMQLDDPSFFYAIQVDEDDKLTNIFWADAKSRADFNYFGDVVCLDMTYKINGYGRPFVLFLGVNHHKQTTIFGAALMYDESLESFKWLFETFKIGMHGKQPKTILTDQSITIINAVAIAWPGTNYRQCVWHVYQNAFKHLNHVFQGSKTFSKDFSKCIYDYKEEGEFLLAWTSMLEKHDLRNNEWLVKLIEDKEKWALPYGRDIFCADIKSTLQTESLSTVLKKCLSPQLDLLSFFKQYERMLDEHRYAELQADFHASQSFPRIPASKLLKQAANMYTPAVFEIFRKEFEMFMDSMLFSCSEGETVSEYRVAVPEQPKEHYVSFDPSDCSAFCSCKRFEFMGIQCCHVLKVLDFRNIKELPLKYFLKRWKKDAKSGDECDHELPANDGDPKSPTVSSPNVPVTSSYMQQQAFLGMGQFNQDPSVSNFHQHSFHANSQLNQGYAAANMHAQPFLGSSHLNNQTSNRDH, via the exons CTGATGGACCATTATAGAGTTttatacaaacagggcaaaatgaGGAGAATGATTAATTCAAATGGCCCTGTGGACGACGTTACAATAGCTAAGTTGGTACCTGAAATTGACATGGAATTTGAAAGTGAAGAAAAGGCATATGAATTTTACAATAAGTATGCAGGACAGATAGGTTTTAGTGTGAGAAAAAGTTCATCTGGTAAATCGTCTGAAAACATTACTAGGTCTAGAACCTTTGTTTGCTCTAGACAAGGTTTCCGTAAGGACAAAAAGGGAGCTAAGGAAGTCAAGAGACCCAGACCAGAAACAAGAATTGGGTGCCCTGCACGAATGACAATTAAAATAACTCCAAATAATAAATACCGAGTGACAGAATTTGTTGCAGACCACAATCACCAACCAGCACCTCCTTCAACAACCCACATGTTAAGGTCTCAACGAATAACCATTGAGCTACAGGCTGCTGAAGCAGATTTTTCTGATGATTCTGGAGCAACTCCAAAATCTACCAATGAGACTGCACCAAGGCCAATTGGTGGCCCTAGAAATGTCAAGTTTCTTCCTGCAGATTACAAAAATAATCTCCGATCAAAACGCATGAAGGCCATGCAGACGGGTGATGCTGGAGCTGTGTTGAAGTATCTTCAGAGCATGCAGCTTGATGATCCCTCCTTTTTTTATGCTATTCAAGTTGATGAGGATGATAAGTTAACTAACATTTTCTGGGCTGATGCAAAATCTAGAGCGGACTTCAACTACTTTGGTGATGTTGTGTGCTTGGACATGACTTACAAAATAAATGGGTATGGTAGGCCTTTCGTACTGTTCCTTGGAGTTAATCATCATAAACAAACAACTATCTTTGGTGCAGCATTGATGTATGATGAATCACTAGAATCTTTCAAATGGTTATTTGAGACTTTCAAAATTGGGATGCATGGAAAGCAACCAAAGACAATATTGACAGATCAATCTATCACAATTATTAATGCGGTAGCTATAGCGTGGCCTGGAACTAATTATCGCCAATGTGTATGGCATGTCTACCAGAATGCTTTTAAACATCTTAATCATGTATTCCAAGgttcaaaaactttttcaaaggattttagtAAGTGTATCTATGATTACAAGGAAGAGGGAGAGTTTTTATTAGCATGGACTTCAATGCTAGAGAAACATGATCTCAGAAATAATgaatggttagtcaaattaattgAGGATAAAGAAAAATGGGCCTTACCATATGGCCGAGACATATTCTGTGCTGACATAAAAAGCACACTACAGACTGAAAGCTTGAGTACTGTGCTAAAGAAGTGCTTGAGTCCTCAGCTAGATCTCTTATCATTTTTCAAACAGTATGAGAGAATGTTGGATGAACATCGATATGCAGAATTACAAGCTGATTTTCATGCAAGTCAAAGCTTTCCAAGAATACCTGCTTCGAAGTTGCTCAAACAAGCTGCTAATATGTATACACCTGCGGTATTTGAAATATTCAGGAAGGAGTTTGAGATGTTTATGGACAGTATGTTGTTTAGTTGTAGCGAGGGGGAGACAGTATCTGAGTACAGAGTTGCTGTTCCTGAGCAACCTAAAGAACACTATGTTAGCTTTGACCCCAGCGACTGTTCTGCATTCTGCAGTTGCAAAAGGTTTGAGTTTATGGGGATACAGTGTTGTCATGTACTGAAGGTTCTTGACTTCAGAAATATCAAGGAGTTGCCTCTTAAGTATTTTCTTAAAAGATGGAAAAAGGATGCAAAATCTGGGGATGAATGCGAtcatgaattgcctgcaaatgatGGAGACCCCAAGTCACCTACAGTTTCATCTCCAAATGTTCCAGTGACATCATCCTATATGCAACAGCAGGCTTTCCTTGGCATGGGTCAATTTAATCAA GATCCCTCGGTTTCCAATTTCCATCAGCACTCATTCCATGCCAATTCTCAATTAAATCAG GGATATGCAGCTGCAAATATGCATGCACAACCATTTCTTGGGAGTTCCCATTTGAATAATCAGACAAGCAATCGAGACCATTGA
- the LOC122001365 gene encoding protein FAR1-RELATED SEQUENCE 5-like isoform X2, translating into MSYHGGSSLGDGHLQMQFEQEQDLELHDDTNGDRSEGPSRCLRCGINANATPHMRRGPDGPRTLCNACGIAWTKGKMRRMINSNGPVDDVTIAKLVPEIDMEFESEEKAYEFYNKYAGQIGFSVRKSSSGKSSENITRSRTFVCSRQGFRKDKKGAKEVKRPRPETRIGCPARMTIKITPNNKYRVTEFVADHNHQPAPPSTTHMLRSQRITIELQAAEADFSDDSGATPKSTNETAPRPIGGPRNVKFLPADYKNNLRSKRMKAMQTGDAGAVLKYLQSMQLDDPSFFYAIQVDEDDKLTNIFWADAKSRADFNYFGDVVCLDMTYKINGYGRPFVLFLGVNHHKQTTIFGAALMYDESLESFKWLFETFKIGMHGKQPKTILTDQSITIINAVAIAWPGTNYRQCVWHVYQNAFKHLNHVFQGSKTFSKDFSKCIYDYKEEGEFLLAWTSMLEKHDLRNNEWLVKLIEDKEKWALPYGRDIFCADIKSTLQTESLSTVLKKCLSPQLDLLSFFKQYERMLDEHRYAELQADFHASQSFPRIPASKLLKQAANMYTPAVFEIFRKEFEMFMDSMLFSCSEGETVSEYRVAVPEQPKEHYVSFDPSDCSAFCSCKRFEFMGIQCCHVLKVLDFRNIKELPLKYFLKRWKKDAKSGDECDHELPANDGDPKSPTVSSPNVPVTSSYMQQQAFLGMGQFNQDPSVSNFHQHSFHANSQLNQGYAAANMHAQPFLGSSHLNNQTSNRDH; encoded by the exons ggcaaaatgaGGAGAATGATTAATTCAAATGGCCCTGTGGACGACGTTACAATAGCTAAGTTGGTACCTGAAATTGACATGGAATTTGAAAGTGAAGAAAAGGCATATGAATTTTACAATAAGTATGCAGGACAGATAGGTTTTAGTGTGAGAAAAAGTTCATCTGGTAAATCGTCTGAAAACATTACTAGGTCTAGAACCTTTGTTTGCTCTAGACAAGGTTTCCGTAAGGACAAAAAGGGAGCTAAGGAAGTCAAGAGACCCAGACCAGAAACAAGAATTGGGTGCCCTGCACGAATGACAATTAAAATAACTCCAAATAATAAATACCGAGTGACAGAATTTGTTGCAGACCACAATCACCAACCAGCACCTCCTTCAACAACCCACATGTTAAGGTCTCAACGAATAACCATTGAGCTACAGGCTGCTGAAGCAGATTTTTCTGATGATTCTGGAGCAACTCCAAAATCTACCAATGAGACTGCACCAAGGCCAATTGGTGGCCCTAGAAATGTCAAGTTTCTTCCTGCAGATTACAAAAATAATCTCCGATCAAAACGCATGAAGGCCATGCAGACGGGTGATGCTGGAGCTGTGTTGAAGTATCTTCAGAGCATGCAGCTTGATGATCCCTCCTTTTTTTATGCTATTCAAGTTGATGAGGATGATAAGTTAACTAACATTTTCTGGGCTGATGCAAAATCTAGAGCGGACTTCAACTACTTTGGTGATGTTGTGTGCTTGGACATGACTTACAAAATAAATGGGTATGGTAGGCCTTTCGTACTGTTCCTTGGAGTTAATCATCATAAACAAACAACTATCTTTGGTGCAGCATTGATGTATGATGAATCACTAGAATCTTTCAAATGGTTATTTGAGACTTTCAAAATTGGGATGCATGGAAAGCAACCAAAGACAATATTGACAGATCAATCTATCACAATTATTAATGCGGTAGCTATAGCGTGGCCTGGAACTAATTATCGCCAATGTGTATGGCATGTCTACCAGAATGCTTTTAAACATCTTAATCATGTATTCCAAGgttcaaaaactttttcaaaggattttagtAAGTGTATCTATGATTACAAGGAAGAGGGAGAGTTTTTATTAGCATGGACTTCAATGCTAGAGAAACATGATCTCAGAAATAATgaatggttagtcaaattaattgAGGATAAAGAAAAATGGGCCTTACCATATGGCCGAGACATATTCTGTGCTGACATAAAAAGCACACTACAGACTGAAAGCTTGAGTACTGTGCTAAAGAAGTGCTTGAGTCCTCAGCTAGATCTCTTATCATTTTTCAAACAGTATGAGAGAATGTTGGATGAACATCGATATGCAGAATTACAAGCTGATTTTCATGCAAGTCAAAGCTTTCCAAGAATACCTGCTTCGAAGTTGCTCAAACAAGCTGCTAATATGTATACACCTGCGGTATTTGAAATATTCAGGAAGGAGTTTGAGATGTTTATGGACAGTATGTTGTTTAGTTGTAGCGAGGGGGAGACAGTATCTGAGTACAGAGTTGCTGTTCCTGAGCAACCTAAAGAACACTATGTTAGCTTTGACCCCAGCGACTGTTCTGCATTCTGCAGTTGCAAAAGGTTTGAGTTTATGGGGATACAGTGTTGTCATGTACTGAAGGTTCTTGACTTCAGAAATATCAAGGAGTTGCCTCTTAAGTATTTTCTTAAAAGATGGAAAAAGGATGCAAAATCTGGGGATGAATGCGAtcatgaattgcctgcaaatgatGGAGACCCCAAGTCACCTACAGTTTCATCTCCAAATGTTCCAGTGACATCATCCTATATGCAACAGCAGGCTTTCCTTGGCATGGGTCAATTTAATCAA GATCCCTCGGTTTCCAATTTCCATCAGCACTCATTCCATGCCAATTCTCAATTAAATCAG GGATATGCAGCTGCAAATATGCATGCACAACCATTTCTTGGGAGTTCCCATTTGAATAATCAGACAAGCAATCGAGACCATTGA
- the LOC122001365 gene encoding protein FAR1-RELATED SEQUENCE 5-like isoform X4: MIPTETGPRVLPDAFDAASTRMQHHICAVGLMDRGPFVMHVALLGQRVLYKQGKMRRMINSNGPVDDVTIAKLVPEIDMEFESEEKAYEFYNKYAGQIGFSVRKSSSGKSSENITRSRTFVCSRQGFRKDKKGAKEVKRPRPETRIGCPARMTIKITPNNKYRVTEFVADHNHQPAPPSTTHMLRSQRITIELQAAEADFSDDSGATPKSTNETAPRPIGGPRNVKFLPADYKNNLRSKRMKAMQTGDAGAVLKYLQSMQLDDPSFFYAIQVDEDDKLTNIFWADAKSRADFNYFGDVVCLDMTYKINGYGRPFVLFLGVNHHKQTTIFGAALMYDESLESFKWLFETFKIGMHGKQPKTILTDQSITIINAVAIAWPGTNYRQCVWHVYQNAFKHLNHVFQGSKTFSKDFSKCIYDYKEEGEFLLAWTSMLEKHDLRNNEWLVKLIEDKEKWALPYGRDIFCADIKSTLQTESLSTVLKKCLSPQLDLLSFFKQYERMLDEHRYAELQADFHASQSFPRIPASKLLKQAANMYTPAVFEIFRKEFEMFMDSMLFSCSEGETVSEYRVAVPEQPKEHYVSFDPSDCSAFCSCKRFEFMGIQCCHVLKVLDFRNIKELPLKYFLKRWKKDAKSGDECDHELPANDGDPKSPTVSSPNVPVTSSYMQQQAFLGMGQFNQDPSVSNFHQHSFHANSQLNQGYAAANMHAQPFLGSSHLNNQTSNRDH, encoded by the exons AGTTttatacaaacagggcaaaatgaGGAGAATGATTAATTCAAATGGCCCTGTGGACGACGTTACAATAGCTAAGTTGGTACCTGAAATTGACATGGAATTTGAAAGTGAAGAAAAGGCATATGAATTTTACAATAAGTATGCAGGACAGATAGGTTTTAGTGTGAGAAAAAGTTCATCTGGTAAATCGTCTGAAAACATTACTAGGTCTAGAACCTTTGTTTGCTCTAGACAAGGTTTCCGTAAGGACAAAAAGGGAGCTAAGGAAGTCAAGAGACCCAGACCAGAAACAAGAATTGGGTGCCCTGCACGAATGACAATTAAAATAACTCCAAATAATAAATACCGAGTGACAGAATTTGTTGCAGACCACAATCACCAACCAGCACCTCCTTCAACAACCCACATGTTAAGGTCTCAACGAATAACCATTGAGCTACAGGCTGCTGAAGCAGATTTTTCTGATGATTCTGGAGCAACTCCAAAATCTACCAATGAGACTGCACCAAGGCCAATTGGTGGCCCTAGAAATGTCAAGTTTCTTCCTGCAGATTACAAAAATAATCTCCGATCAAAACGCATGAAGGCCATGCAGACGGGTGATGCTGGAGCTGTGTTGAAGTATCTTCAGAGCATGCAGCTTGATGATCCCTCCTTTTTTTATGCTATTCAAGTTGATGAGGATGATAAGTTAACTAACATTTTCTGGGCTGATGCAAAATCTAGAGCGGACTTCAACTACTTTGGTGATGTTGTGTGCTTGGACATGACTTACAAAATAAATGGGTATGGTAGGCCTTTCGTACTGTTCCTTGGAGTTAATCATCATAAACAAACAACTATCTTTGGTGCAGCATTGATGTATGATGAATCACTAGAATCTTTCAAATGGTTATTTGAGACTTTCAAAATTGGGATGCATGGAAAGCAACCAAAGACAATATTGACAGATCAATCTATCACAATTATTAATGCGGTAGCTATAGCGTGGCCTGGAACTAATTATCGCCAATGTGTATGGCATGTCTACCAGAATGCTTTTAAACATCTTAATCATGTATTCCAAGgttcaaaaactttttcaaaggattttagtAAGTGTATCTATGATTACAAGGAAGAGGGAGAGTTTTTATTAGCATGGACTTCAATGCTAGAGAAACATGATCTCAGAAATAATgaatggttagtcaaattaattgAGGATAAAGAAAAATGGGCCTTACCATATGGCCGAGACATATTCTGTGCTGACATAAAAAGCACACTACAGACTGAAAGCTTGAGTACTGTGCTAAAGAAGTGCTTGAGTCCTCAGCTAGATCTCTTATCATTTTTCAAACAGTATGAGAGAATGTTGGATGAACATCGATATGCAGAATTACAAGCTGATTTTCATGCAAGTCAAAGCTTTCCAAGAATACCTGCTTCGAAGTTGCTCAAACAAGCTGCTAATATGTATACACCTGCGGTATTTGAAATATTCAGGAAGGAGTTTGAGATGTTTATGGACAGTATGTTGTTTAGTTGTAGCGAGGGGGAGACAGTATCTGAGTACAGAGTTGCTGTTCCTGAGCAACCTAAAGAACACTATGTTAGCTTTGACCCCAGCGACTGTTCTGCATTCTGCAGTTGCAAAAGGTTTGAGTTTATGGGGATACAGTGTTGTCATGTACTGAAGGTTCTTGACTTCAGAAATATCAAGGAGTTGCCTCTTAAGTATTTTCTTAAAAGATGGAAAAAGGATGCAAAATCTGGGGATGAATGCGAtcatgaattgcctgcaaatgatGGAGACCCCAAGTCACCTACAGTTTCATCTCCAAATGTTCCAGTGACATCATCCTATATGCAACAGCAGGCTTTCCTTGGCATGGGTCAATTTAATCAA GATCCCTCGGTTTCCAATTTCCATCAGCACTCATTCCATGCCAATTCTCAATTAAATCAG GGATATGCAGCTGCAAATATGCATGCACAACCATTTCTTGGGAGTTCCCATTTGAATAATCAGACAAGCAATCGAGACCATTGA
- the LOC122001365 gene encoding protein FAR1-RELATED SEQUENCE 5-like isoform X3, giving the protein MSYHGGSSLGDGHLQMQFEQEQDLELHDDTNGDRSEGPSRCLRCGINANATPHMRRGPDGPRTLCNACGIAWTKLMDHYRVLYKQGKMRRMINSNGPVDDVTIAKLVPEIDMEFESEEKAYEFYNKYAGQIGFSVRKSSSGKSSENITRSRTFVCSRQGFRKDKKGAKEVKRPRPETRIGCPARMTIKITPNNKYRVTEFVADHNHQPAPPSTTHMLRSQRITIELQAAEADFSDDSGATPKSTNETAPRPIGGPRNVKFLPADYKNNLRSKRMKAMQTGDAGAVLKYLQSMQLDDPSFFYAIQVDEDDKLTNIFWADAKSRADFNYFGDVVCLDMTYKINGYGRPFVLFLGVNHHKQTTIFGAALMYDESLESFKWLFETFKIGMHGKQPKTILTDQSITIINAVAIAWPGTNYRQCVWHVYQNAFKHLNHVFQGSKTFSKDFSKCIYDYKEEGEFLLAWTSMLEKHDLRNNEWLVKLIEDKEKWALPYGRDIFCADIKSTLQTESLSTVLKKCLSPQLDLLSFFKQYERMLDEHRYAELQADFHASQSFPRIPASKLLKQAANMYTPAVFEIFRKEFEMFMDSMLFSCSEGETVSEYRVAVPEQPKEHYVSFDPSDCSAFCSCKRFEFMGIQCCHVLKVLDFRNIKELPLKYFLKRWKKDAKSGDECDHELPANDGDPKSPTVSSPNVPVTSSYMQQQAFLGMGQFNQDPSVSNFHQHSFHANSQLNQVFSYF; this is encoded by the exons CTGATGGACCATTATAGAGTTttatacaaacagggcaaaatgaGGAGAATGATTAATTCAAATGGCCCTGTGGACGACGTTACAATAGCTAAGTTGGTACCTGAAATTGACATGGAATTTGAAAGTGAAGAAAAGGCATATGAATTTTACAATAAGTATGCAGGACAGATAGGTTTTAGTGTGAGAAAAAGTTCATCTGGTAAATCGTCTGAAAACATTACTAGGTCTAGAACCTTTGTTTGCTCTAGACAAGGTTTCCGTAAGGACAAAAAGGGAGCTAAGGAAGTCAAGAGACCCAGACCAGAAACAAGAATTGGGTGCCCTGCACGAATGACAATTAAAATAACTCCAAATAATAAATACCGAGTGACAGAATTTGTTGCAGACCACAATCACCAACCAGCACCTCCTTCAACAACCCACATGTTAAGGTCTCAACGAATAACCATTGAGCTACAGGCTGCTGAAGCAGATTTTTCTGATGATTCTGGAGCAACTCCAAAATCTACCAATGAGACTGCACCAAGGCCAATTGGTGGCCCTAGAAATGTCAAGTTTCTTCCTGCAGATTACAAAAATAATCTCCGATCAAAACGCATGAAGGCCATGCAGACGGGTGATGCTGGAGCTGTGTTGAAGTATCTTCAGAGCATGCAGCTTGATGATCCCTCCTTTTTTTATGCTATTCAAGTTGATGAGGATGATAAGTTAACTAACATTTTCTGGGCTGATGCAAAATCTAGAGCGGACTTCAACTACTTTGGTGATGTTGTGTGCTTGGACATGACTTACAAAATAAATGGGTATGGTAGGCCTTTCGTACTGTTCCTTGGAGTTAATCATCATAAACAAACAACTATCTTTGGTGCAGCATTGATGTATGATGAATCACTAGAATCTTTCAAATGGTTATTTGAGACTTTCAAAATTGGGATGCATGGAAAGCAACCAAAGACAATATTGACAGATCAATCTATCACAATTATTAATGCGGTAGCTATAGCGTGGCCTGGAACTAATTATCGCCAATGTGTATGGCATGTCTACCAGAATGCTTTTAAACATCTTAATCATGTATTCCAAGgttcaaaaactttttcaaaggattttagtAAGTGTATCTATGATTACAAGGAAGAGGGAGAGTTTTTATTAGCATGGACTTCAATGCTAGAGAAACATGATCTCAGAAATAATgaatggttagtcaaattaattgAGGATAAAGAAAAATGGGCCTTACCATATGGCCGAGACATATTCTGTGCTGACATAAAAAGCACACTACAGACTGAAAGCTTGAGTACTGTGCTAAAGAAGTGCTTGAGTCCTCAGCTAGATCTCTTATCATTTTTCAAACAGTATGAGAGAATGTTGGATGAACATCGATATGCAGAATTACAAGCTGATTTTCATGCAAGTCAAAGCTTTCCAAGAATACCTGCTTCGAAGTTGCTCAAACAAGCTGCTAATATGTATACACCTGCGGTATTTGAAATATTCAGGAAGGAGTTTGAGATGTTTATGGACAGTATGTTGTTTAGTTGTAGCGAGGGGGAGACAGTATCTGAGTACAGAGTTGCTGTTCCTGAGCAACCTAAAGAACACTATGTTAGCTTTGACCCCAGCGACTGTTCTGCATTCTGCAGTTGCAAAAGGTTTGAGTTTATGGGGATACAGTGTTGTCATGTACTGAAGGTTCTTGACTTCAGAAATATCAAGGAGTTGCCTCTTAAGTATTTTCTTAAAAGATGGAAAAAGGATGCAAAATCTGGGGATGAATGCGAtcatgaattgcctgcaaatgatGGAGACCCCAAGTCACCTACAGTTTCATCTCCAAATGTTCCAGTGACATCATCCTATATGCAACAGCAGGCTTTCCTTGGCATGGGTCAATTTAATCAA GATCCCTCGGTTTCCAATTTCCATCAGCACTCATTCCATGCCAATTCTCAATTAAATCAG GTATTTAGCTACTTTTAG